The proteins below come from a single Roseiflexus sp. RS-1 genomic window:
- a CDS encoding formylglycine-generating enzyme family protein, translating to MKLSDLLPDFVFPPSQPFLMGTPERELGALAKTYGGTRESYREESPQHRLRLPPFAIAGTPVTNALYAIYVADAGACPPLIWRGATPPDHLRDCPVTDVSWEDAQHFCRWLSNLMATPYRLPTEAEWEYAARGSDGRRFPWGDEWDPTRANTRDGGPGVVTPVGAYPSGISPWGCLDMAGNVWEWTASLDAPYPYRFDDGREDPNAPGRRILRGGSFANPRGFARCACRFRLAPTVRNEFLGFRLAFSTTS from the coding sequence ATGAAACTCTCCGATCTCTTGCCCGATTTTGTCTTCCCGCCATCGCAGCCATTCCTGATGGGAACGCCGGAGCGCGAACTCGGCGCACTGGCGAAAACCTATGGCGGAACTCGCGAGTCGTACCGCGAAGAGTCGCCGCAGCATCGCCTCCGCCTCCCGCCGTTCGCCATTGCGGGTACGCCGGTCACCAACGCACTCTACGCCATCTACGTCGCCGACGCAGGCGCCTGTCCGCCACTCATCTGGCGCGGCGCAACACCCCCCGACCACCTGCGCGACTGCCCGGTGACCGATGTGAGTTGGGAAGACGCGCAACATTTCTGCCGCTGGCTCAGCAACCTGATGGCAACACCCTACCGCCTGCCAACCGAAGCCGAGTGGGAGTATGCCGCACGCGGCAGCGATGGGCGGCGCTTTCCGTGGGGCGATGAATGGGATCCAACCCGCGCCAACACCCGCGACGGTGGTCCGGGCGTCGTCACGCCGGTTGGCGCCTATCCGTCTGGCATAAGCCCCTGGGGATGCCTGGACATGGCAGGGAACGTCTGGGAATGGACGGCATCGCTCGACGCACCCTACCCGTATCGCTTCGACGATGGGCGCGAAGATCCGAACGCCCCCGGACGACGCATCCTGCGCGGCGGATCGTTCGCCAACCCACGCGGCTTCGCGCGCTGCGCCTGCCGTTTCCGCCTCGCGCCAACCGTGCGCAACGAATTCCTCGGATTTCGCCTGGCGTTCAGTACGACGTCGTGA
- a CDS encoding DUF5615 family PIN-like protein, with product MNEHFPLPAVEELRRSGHDVLTSYESGRAGQAVPDEDVLAFAGAEARILITLNRKHFVRLHQTYADHAGIIVCTL from the coding sequence ATGAATGAGCATTTTCCTCTTCCGGCTGTTGAGGAATTGCGACGGTCGGGACATGACGTGCTAACCAGCTATGAAAGCGGTCGGGCGGGGCAGGCAGTCCCCGATGAAGATGTGCTGGCGTTTGCTGGAGCAGAAGCGCGCATCCTGATAACGCTCAATCGTAAGCATTTCGTTCGTTTGCATCAAACGTATGCGGATCATGCAGGTATCATTGTCTGTACCTTATGA
- a CDS encoding MauE/DoxX family redox-associated membrane protein — translation MMAYINIGTSVMLSVILFMAGVAKISDLVYTEQIIRKFAFLPKEIAPLIKVSLPVVEITIAIALLFPFSAAYATLASATLFAMFVIVLTIAFLQDKDTPCGCFGASSQERITGLTIGRAGLLFSASILLHLSYLDPLSWVTIGSFLFALLGCCLTLWTLLISSKTNAINTDEVANF, via the coding sequence ATGATGGCATATATAAACATTGGAACTTCTGTTATGCTTTCCGTAATACTCTTCATGGCTGGCGTGGCTAAGATATCTGACCTTGTTTATACTGAACAGATTATCAGGAAGTTCGCTTTTCTGCCAAAAGAGATTGCGCCTCTCATCAAGGTTTCATTGCCAGTGGTGGAGATAACCATTGCGATAGCATTGCTTTTCCCTTTCAGCGCGGCTTATGCCACCCTCGCGTCGGCTACACTTTTTGCGATGTTCGTAATTGTGCTAACTATTGCTTTTCTCCAAGACAAAGATACTCCATGTGGTTGCTTTGGAGCATCTAGCCAAGAAAGGATCACTGGGCTAACTATTGGTCGCGCAGGATTGCTTTTTTCGGCATCGATACTTTTGCATCTAAGTTACCTTGATCCTTTATCGTGGGTAACCATTGGCAGCTTCTTGTTTGCTCTTTTGGGTTGCTGCCTCACATTATGGACGTTACTCATCTCCTCCAAAACAAATGCTATCAACACTGATGAGGTCGCCAATTTCTGA